GTTGATTTGTCTTTGTATCTTTCAGCAATCATCACTCCAGCTCTTGTATCCTATCTTACCTTAAATATACGACTTAGTTCTGTTGAAAAATTAAGAATATCTGAATCTCAACTTAAAAAATTCCAAGACCGAATGTTAAATGAATTGGAATTAGCAAACGAAACACAATCGAATTTAGTAACAACTGATTGGCCGAAAAAAAAAGGGATCAAAATACATTCGTTTTTTCGTTCCTTTGATCAAGTTGGAGGTGATGCGATCAGTTACCTTGAAAGAGAAGACGGAAAAATGGCCTTGTTTTTTGCAGATGTATCAGGCCACGGTATTGCTTCTGCTATGGTATCGGCAATGGCAGTCCTTGCATTTAAAATTCACGGAAATCAAAACCAACCTTCAGATTGTTTAAAGGCAATCCATGACGAATTACAATCTCTTGTTCCAAATAATCATATCAGCGCTTGTGTCCTCTACGTCGATTTAGAAACAAAAGAAATCAAATATTCAATTGCAGGCCATCCTCCCATCATTCATATCCATAAGGAAAATGGGCCAAAGTATTTAGAAGGGATGGGCACACTGATTGTTTCGTTTCTAAAACCAAGTTTAAAAAATTACCAAATAACCCTTGAATCGGGTGACCGTATTTTATTGTATTCAGATGGAATTTTGGAAGTTTTTGACGAGTCAGGTGAAATTTACGGTGAGGAACATTTGTTTGCATCGATTAAAAATCACTCTGACAAAAAAGGTGATGATTTTTTAAATGTTATTTATGAAGACTCAATGTCATTTTCTGCCAAAAAGATTTCGGATGATATGAGTATGTTATTATTGGAATTTCAATGAACCTTATCTTAAAACCATTTCTCTGGTTTAAAAAAGAGTTTATCCCATTTCGAACTCTTGACCGTTATTTATTTTTTGATTTTTTTAAAACATTCATAGGCACGCTCATCATGTTAACTTCGATGATTGTGATTTATAAATTCACTGATGTCATGAAATATTTAGTTTCATCAAAAGTGAATCAATCCCATGTATATTTGCATGTTTTATATTCATTACCTTCGATGGTAGACCAAGTTGTTGCACCAGCACTGATGTTTTCCGTTTGTTTTGTCATTGGGCAATTTAGCGTAAACAAAGAACTAGTGGCTATGATGGTCGCAGGAGTGTCTTTTATAAGAATCATTACTCCT
The sequence above is a segment of the Leptospira sp. WS39.C2 genome. Coding sequences within it:
- a CDS encoding PP2C family protein-serine/threonine phosphatase, which gives rise to MNLQTIQERFKLDDEVLKISRICLVVFSSFIGFGIFAPVDELGLYDPKWIRVIHASITISFFVATYFVNWVRKNIQTIMLVFFYTMSAHSLILLYWNSLYIGYLIGMILVLSCIGVSFIDRRSLVSYLGTVTSFGILVGIYTKEHQVDLSLYLSAIITPALVSYLTLNIRLSSVEKLRISESQLKKFQDRMLNELELANETQSNLVTTDWPKKKGIKIHSFFRSFDQVGGDAISYLEREDGKMALFFADVSGHGIASAMVSAMAVLAFKIHGNQNQPSDCLKAIHDELQSLVPNNHISACVLYVDLETKEIKYSIAGHPPIIHIHKENGPKYLEGMGTLIVSFLKPSLKNYQITLESGDRILLYSDGILEVFDESGEIYGEEHLFASIKNHSDKKGDDFLNVIYEDSMSFSAKKISDDMSMLLLEFQ